The Engystomops pustulosus chromosome 4, aEngPut4.maternal, whole genome shotgun sequence genome contains a region encoding:
- the LOC140128404 gene encoding cornifelin homolog, whose product MQGIPMQTVAVQPVPVGQAVTLAHMNTNEWGSGTCDCCDDMGICCCAFWCLPCFQCKTVSDFGECLCLPLLEPGCLAYTGSALCCPPISMAMRAAVRERYHIRGSICDDCCMLYWCFSCSWCQMAREIKKQKQPVTFLTAQTTMMTAPMQPQAYPVYPPTTY is encoded by the exons ATGCAGGGAATCCCTATGCAAACGGTGGCGGTGCAGCCGGTACCAGTTGGCCAAGCTGTGACCTTGGCCCATATGAACACAAATGAGTGGGGCTCGGGGACCTGTGACTGTTGCGATGACATGGGAATAT GCTGCTGCGCTTTCTGGTGTTTGCCATGTTTTCAGTGTAAGACGGTCAGTGATTTTGGAGAATGTCTCTGCCTCCCACTCCTGGAGCCTGGATGTCTCGCATACACGGGAAGTGCTTTGTGTTGCCCTCCAATTTCCATGGCAATGCGAGCTGCTGTCCGGGAACGATATCATATAAGA GGCTCCATCTGCGATGACTGCTGCATGCTCTACTGGTGCTTCTCCTGCTCCTGGTGCCAGATGGCTCGTGAGATCAAAAAGCAAAAGCAGCCGGTCACCTTTCTGACAGCCCAGACCACCATGATGACTGCTCCAATGCAACCTCAAGCCTATCCAGTCTACCCTCCGACAACATACTAG